In Epinephelus fuscoguttatus linkage group LG6, E.fuscoguttatus.final_Chr_v1, the DNA window TATGACTACCTGGAGGTTCGTGATGGAAACTCTGAAAACAGTCCCCTGCTGGGCCGCTTCTGTGGCTACGACAAGCCAGATGACATCAAAACCAGCTCCAACCAGCTGTGGATGAAATTTGTTTCAGATGGCTCTGTCAACAAGGCCGGCTTTGCTGCCAACTTCTTCAAAGGTCAGAGGTTAAGGGTTGTAAATTCTTAAGAATGTCAGCATCTGTTTATCTGACACGTTACAGAAATTCCCCTGCTGTtgtcttttaaacattatgGCAGTATAAGTTTATTTCACATAgttttgtttcactgttggGTTCTGTACGACCCTCTTTGCCTGGCTCCGCTgttgttttgggtttgtttttttggttgtaAGCCGCCGAGCCAGGGGGGCCGGCAAAAAGGGTCCTAAcatatctttgtgttttcagagaTGGATGAGTGCTCCAAGCCGGACAACGGTCGCTGTGAGCAACGCTGTGTCAACACACTAGGCAGCTACAAGTGTGCCTGTGACCCAGGCTATGAGCTGGCTGCTGACAAGCGCAGCTGCGAGGGTAAGTACAGGGAGAAAAGTCACCAGCCCTGCTCACCATGTAATTTACATGCTAAAGCACTTTAAACAGTTAGCCACCCAAATACAATAAGTACAGCCattcctaaaacccagaaaacaTGCTATCAGTAATGCTTGTGCTGGAAGGGCACTAACTTTTAAAGATTTGAGTCACAACAATGCAAGCATTATTTTTATCTCtaattatatgttgttgtttaagAGCTAACTACTAGTACACAAGCTGTACAATATCTGGTTGACCACTTAGCCACTGTACGTCCCTGGAGAAACTCAGCTATCACTACAGCTTTGCTGTGTGCACCAGAATTCATCTTGTGCAATAGATTTTTGGAGTTTTGGAGAAAATATAGAGCAGTTAAAATTAAATACAAGCAGATTAGATTGAAGtatcaagaaaagaaagaaaagaaacgtTGAGTATAGTTGGTCATGTACATTAATTATAGAATAATGCAGTGCATTTTCAAAAAATATAATGGTATAGTGGTAATCTTAAGGCACCTCATGATTCAGTTCTGATTCAGAGGGCTAGGATGTGATTATAAAACGAATGTTGATGCATCTTGATGCATCAGAATTTGTTATTTCTATAcaggatttattttttcttactgtgCGACTACTTGCTACTTTTAAATCAGCAAATTTGCAATATTCTAGAATTAAAGGTCTAGTTAAGGGGATACGGTGGCATCAAATGATGAGGATAGCAGATTGCAACTGGCTGAAACCTCCAAGTTAGAATTTCTTCGGTGTTCATTGTTCAAAAGGTTTTCAGTGGAAGTTGAATTATCCGCAGCGGTCTctacctctccaaaacaaaaggacctggtgatttaaaccgataaaatcactgaataaagcagtttcacattagaaAATCAGACGCTCTTGTCGCTAAGAGGCTGCTAAATAAGGTGGACGAGTtggaaatgtgaatggccctctctaaagccagtgtttggcttgtctgttctgggctaccgtAGAAACACGGCGGTGTAGCTAGGTGATCTccatagacgaggacctgctccctatgtaaatataaacagctcattctaaggcaacaaaaacataacagctcttattttcaggtgattatacactaaagaaaacatacttattatattaaattccatttctgccagtataaccccgtaaatcccacacactgaacctttaaaatcaaaagatgaatatacTTGCACACAGCACAGCTTTTGTCAGGTCCTTTTTCCTAAAACTTCATAAAAGCCAAAATGCTTCCATATGCTAGTTTTTAAGGCGGGGGCGCTGTTCAGATTGTATCCATCTGCAGTTACTCACACTCAGCCATCCTCACAAAAACTCAAGTAGCTTAGCTGAGAACATAAAACCCTGTGCACATGTTTATGTTCATTATGTGTCACCAGCCAATTGTTTCAGCCTTATGCCCAGTCTTACAAAATTGTTACAGGTGACCAACATGTGGAGGACTGGGTTTTAAATGTCTGATTATTGACTTTTCTGCATCGAAACATAATCTTTCAAGAGAGAATCATGACGCGCCTGTCCCTACCCCCTAATATGTTCTCACATAATCAACCCcatagacacacaaacagtatCACAGAATATTCCCACACCAACATAGCAGTAAGCTCTATTCTTATGCAAGAGTTTGCTGTCAAGAAAGTAAAAATATtgcacattaaaataacaaAGAAGGTAGTATTTCACAGTTATAcctacatttacatgcaaagaaaaaaattatttttatttaacctttatttaaccaggaagatcCCATTGAGTTTAACAacctctttttcaagggagacctggccaaaaTAGGCAGCAGCAAgtacaaaacacagttacaaattgcacagataaaacacaaacaaataaaagaaaaaaggcaagAAACTAGTGCCTGACATCCGCACAGCATGTTAAATAGCTACTGTAATAGCACTGTAACTTTTACCATTCCAACATTTTATTAATGCCTACATCTAATAACTCTACAATCCATAAAAACATCTATTTCAGCTGGAGAGGATCAACACTGCACATTAAGTTTAGCTAAAAATAACCAGGTGAGGAGCAACACCAGATGTTGCTGTAACATGTGTGTATTGCGTAACTGATATAAAGCCTGAGTCCTCACGGGCAGGTCAGGTGGTAATCAGGTTTATTCTGGACACAAAAGGATATTTCAGAGGGATTTCATTTTAGCTGTATGGTGTGCTGTGTAACATTTGGAACGTGTCCCCTTCAAACATTGGGTGATGtagtttgttttctgtctgcacATCTGTATCAAGCTCTAAACTATTTGTCCTTGTCTcttcctgtgttgtgttttctgtccaGCTGCATGTGGAGGCTTCATCACCAAGCTGAATGGGTCAATCACCAGCCCGGGGTGGCCCAGAGAGTACcccccaaacaagaactgcATCTGGCAGCTGGTTGCCCCCACGCAGTATCGCATCACTCTGCTCTTTGACGTCTTCGAGACTGAGGGCAATGACGTGAGCACTGGGGTTATTATGAATCGGCGCGGGGTGggtttgttctgttttctctctctctgtcattgcACAGACCTCCCTGTCCTCCTCGTGTTTCATAATTAAAACCGAATAAAATGTCCCAGCCTCTTCACACGCTCTGTTTTTTCGCTCAGGTCTGTAAGTACGATTATGTGGAGGTGCGCAgtggactgtcagcagactcAAGGCTACATGGGAAGTTCTGTGGGGCAGAGAAACCAGAGGCTATTACATCCCAGTACAACAACATGCGCATTGAGTTCAAGTCAGACAACACAGTGTCCAAAAAAGGCTTTAAAGCGCAGTTCTTTTCAGGTGAGTCCTCTGACAGTGATGTGCAAAGCATCGCAAGTCTTTTCAATCGGTCACTTAGAGCCGCTATCTGTCGGTCTTAAAAGGAAGCAGTCACCAAGGTTGTGTCCTCTGTGCTTCCTCAGACAAAGACGAGTGCTCTAAGGAGAACGGTGGCTGTCAACATGAGTGTGTCAACACCTTTGGGAGCTACAGCTGTCAGTGCAGGAGTGGCTTTGTGctgcatgaaaacaaacatgactgtaAAGAAGGTATTTCACCTCAAAATCTCGTCTCTTTGATACGGTTGCACATTTATTCTTGTTCCTGCCTTATTTTTTATAGTAACAGCAGCCATTAGGGTCGATGAGCACATACTTACTGTTGGAATCTGTTCCATATTAGCATGATACAGAGGTCTGCATTGACTCAATGATGTCTTTATACAGCTGGCTGTGATCACACTGTGAATAGTGTCAGTGGTGTCATCACCAGCCCCAATTGGCCGGATAAATACCCCAGCAAGAAGGCCTGCACCTGGGCACTCACCACCACTCCGGGCCACCGCATCAAAATTGTATGTCacttcctcctgctctctgtatGATTTCACTTGTCAGTCACGGAGTTATTTGTGTGCTGCTTATTCGTGTAGCTGAATTGCTTAATCCACTGAGGACATCTGTGTTTACTGTGCTGCTGTCAGAAACTGTTATGTCACTCCTAAAAATGATGTGTGGCTCCCTCTTCTGTTATTATCTGCTTTTTTGTCTATCATGTCACTGACATAGAGTAAATGATTTATTATAAGAAAATCAGTTACCAACTCATAATATCAAAGTACACCATGCATGCCTCTGTTTCTAAATAAGAATGTAAAATATTTGGAGGACATCTTCTAgcaaagtatttcctgtttaaCTCTGTTTTACCTGTGTGCTGAGAGAATGAAATGGCACCTATCACTGTTAGGAAAACGTCAgaagcttaaagggacagctcaccctAAAATCACAAAtagatatttttcctcttacttgtagtgctgtttattaatcaagattgttttagtgtgagttgccgagtgctGAAAGTATCGGTagtagaaatgtctgccttctctggaatataatggaacagtattaccgtgcagaaggaagcgtgcatctactcatggatgagaggctcgtgcttgtgacagcacaagGAAAACTAGCTGAAGATACACGCTTCCTTCTGAGCTgtgatatggttggcgggtgtagtttggcagaaagCAAATaactcctacatgaaactgctcagaacagggtctgtggattattttgagtcactgggtcatgatttccagAAAGAGAatttctgttgagttttccaAGCACATTTTTTGGCTCTTGAACACCACAAACCGAGCAccatttagttccattacattaaagagaaagcagacatctctacggtcgatatctccaacactcggcaactcataccaaaacaatctagactgataaacagcactacatgtaagagaaaaaatatgtttatttgacttgcgggtgaactgtccctttaaaataccTAAAGTTTGATCTCATGCTTTTCTATCTGTTACACACTTCTTTAAACATACttaccattttgttttgtcGCAGGCCTTCAATGAGATCGACATGGAGGCCCACCTGGAGTGTGCTTATGACCACATTGAGATTTACGATGGGCGAGATGGGAAAGCTCCGAGTCTGGGTCGCTTCTGTGGCACCAAAGAGCCCCCACCCATCATGTCTAGTGCCAACAAGTTGTTCATTCGCTTCTTCTCTGATAACTCAGTGCAGAAGAAAGGCTTCGAGGCTTCACATACTGCAGGTAAGTACAGATGCTGTTGTAACAGTACTCAGTTTCTCCTCCTGCttaagaaataaaacacaatagaaGCTAAGAGGGATTCCAATAAAATCCTTTAGCCTTCATGTTTGAAGACATCAAATTAATTTTAGGTCAGCTACTCACATATCAAACTTAACAATGTTTTTTGAGTGTAATGCTCACAGGATTTAGTTTTAGTCGAAATTCACCACCCTGTCTGAGAATGATTATGACTCATATCTAACTACAGAGCATGTTAAGGAATCCTTTGTATCCGTATGACTGTGAAACCACAAATGAGCAAGAGAACAACATGCACAGCAGCTGTACGACGAAATCCaactcaacttttttttcctttttttttcgtggattacttttttttttctttttgttaagcGAGGCAGAGAGGTGAGACTAGACAAGACAAAACTTAATACATTGGGTGTTATGACAGGATTGCAGACagtacaaagaaaacaaaaaaagccccaaaatcCCCGTTAATATGTTAGATCCTGTGGTGTGGGATGTGTGTATATTAACAAGGGTAGTCTGTTGTATAGGGCTCctttgtgtgtgcgcgtgtgtgtatgtgtaaaggACAGAACTGTGTTTTCCTGGCTGGGGTGTCTAATGACATCCCATTTTCCAGTCATTTTGTGATATTTCTTTCGTCTCCGTCTGTAAAtttcattcctttcttttttccatgttgccagtatttttgtttattcagTGTGAGGCAGTGATTACCCCCTTTAGTTGCCCCCAGGCCCTTGGGAGGAAGCTGGCTGTAGAGGGTTGTTTGCTCGTCGTCCCTTCGACCATCCTGAACAGCCCCCTGACCCATTAGGAGAGAGCCAGTTCATGTGGGCAGGgatgatttgaatttttttttactcaactTTTCTGTTCACAGAGTGTGGAGGTCGCCTAAAGGCGGAGGTCAAAACCAAGGACCTGTTCTCCCATGCCCAGTTCGGGGACAACAACTACCCTGGGGCCTCCGACTGTCAGTGGGTGATCTCAGCGGAGAAGGGCTACGGCGTGGAGCTCATCTTCCAGACCTTTGAGATTGAGGAGGAGGCGGACTGCGGCTATGACTACATGGAGCTCTTCGATGGAGCAGACACCAAGTCTCCACGGCTGGGACGTTACTGTGGCTCAGGGGTGAGAACATTTTCTTAACAACTGCTACTCTCCAAATGTCTCTCATTGACTTGTCACagattttttcagttttactgTGTAGCAGCAGCACTAGTCTGACAGTTGTTCTGAAATTAGTGCTGCTGCTGAATAACCTTTGCCAGCAGTTTGTAGAAGGGTGACTTTGTGAACCACCCTGGGGCTTTTGATTCCAGTCCATACTCCAGCTTTAATCACTTAGTTAAAGTTGATGTGTTGCTCTGGGTTTGGGAGTGTTGCTGCGGAGGCGGTTGTAGGTCAACACAAGCCATCACTCCCTGGGTGCCGATAGCCTATCAGAGTCTCTGGCATCAAGTTGTAACAGCAAATTAATCAGCCAATGCTGAGGCTGCAGCCTGAGTCCAGAACAATGAGGCCAGCAGGGAATTGAAACACAAGTTTCCTCAGGTCAGAGAACAGCTTGATTTCATTTACACACTTCAATAATAAGCTCTGGCCTTTTACTCACGCCTGTTCCTGTGAATCATTTGCTGGAGGGGACATAACACCCGCGGAACCCCGGGGAGTGGCTCCTCAATCAAGTTTCCTTTTATaaaacaggttgaaataaactgacaCAATTCAGTCCCAAAGTAGGGTGAAAACTCATTATAGTGTGGGGAGGCTTACTTTTAGCCCAAGGGCTTTTCTCTACGTTATATAGCAGACGACATTTTGCTGGGTGTACAATTAAATTTGTAGGCCACTTTTTCCTGCGTTTTAAATCCCTTTAACCAATAAACCAAGACTTATGGGCTATTGTAGATATGTTATTCATGTTATGAATGACAGCTTTAATCAACAGCCTGGTGTTTTACAGTTGGTTGCACAAGCTTTGCCTGCCCTGACATCGTAGCGCTAGCTTTTGTTGTAACCCGGAGCACCTCAAAACATCTAATTATTTTCCAGTGTGATGTTCCGAATTAATATTCGTGTAATCTGACAAGCAGTCAGGTCAAGTGTTACGTGTTTTCTGTGCGCACATTATAAAGTTAATACCCCCTTTTGTTTCACTGGAAACAGTTTGGCCGGCTTTATACTCAAGACAGTAGAAATATATGAAGTGTTGCGCAGTATATGGTTTTGTTCAGGGGAGAAATGAGCTCTGTAGAGCAGTGCACCTGGAACTAATCATCGGCGTATATTTTATCCTCACTTCAATAGCAGCCAAAGCCTTAATCAGAATGAAGCTGGAAAGGGCCAATCCTGGTCCCAGACCCTTTACGTGGCCCCTGGCTTTGACAGAACTAGCAGTCCTCGGCAGTCAGAAGCCATCCGTCATGGTCACTGATTTGACTTAAGTTTCAGCATGTGAGAAGTCTTTAGTTTTAATTGAAGTGCAGTCAAAGAAGCAGAACGCATCAGtgacagcacaaatgaaaccgTTGTTTTGTCTCTCCCTACAGCCTCCAGAGGAGATCTACTCGGCCGGTGACTCCATTGTGATCAAGTTCCGCTCTGACGATACAATCAACAAAAAAGGATTCCACGTCCGCTACACCAGCACCAAGTTCCAGGACACACTGCACTCACGCAAGTGACCAGCGGGGGCCGGAAGGGGCCGTGCGGGGCAAAGGGGCAAGCGGAGGGGCCCCCAGGGGAGGCGCCAGCCTGACGCTCGGAAACCTTCGGCCACCAAGATGAATCAGACACGACAGAACAGCCGCAAGACCACCAACCGCACCTCAGCTCCTAGGGGCTCTAGCTCCCCCCACAGACTGTGAGGAGTAAAGCCATTCTGCAGTACACCTTGTTTTTACCTTTGTATGGTTAGGATTGGGGTGGGAGGATGAACGTCCACCTTAGGCGGACAGTAGGGGAAAATTTATTGACCCAGACCCCtccagatgtttttttgtttcttcttctttttttttaaacgtgcCTCCTAACGAGAGGCACAAAGGAAAACAGTGGATTCTCAGGACCTGTAGGAAGGCAGGCATCAGCTGGACAGATCCCTGCTTTTGTCGGGCCAGCCCACCACATccagggggaggagaggaagaggaggaggagtaaggGAAGGTCTCCTTCACTCCTCAATAattgctctcctctcctcacactCTCATCCCTTTGGTTCAAGGATTCCTATCTGTAAGAGGATTAgaaggacttgacttgagattTTTGATGCTGTATGTCAGTCAATTGCATGTAATTACAAGGAGAGAAGGAAAACTGTACAGTGACAACACCAGCATTTGTAATTGGCATTGTCCTGGCAACCAGTGGCAAGATTCTCGTTGTTTTCAACATTAACAAGGAAATTAAGGAAGCAGTTATCTTATTAAAGGACTAATAAATGAGTTGTGGTCCATGTCTTCTGGTTGGTAATTGCTTGCCTGATGACTGGCTATTACTGTACCTCCATGTATAAAGTAATGTGTATGATCTTTCAAAGGGAACATGTGCTTTTCTCAGCTCGAACCAGTTAGCACTTTACAGTGAattgttccaaaatcatgagCTTATGAATTTTTGTGAAATGCAATGCCAGTTCacttatttttaaatgcattttatcTCTCTTATTCTtcattggttttttttttttgtttctggtttttttttttttgttttttttttgtttttttttaattgctccATTTAGTTCCTCGGGCATACTTGAACATTGTGTGTGCCCTGTAACAAGGGGTAATAAAAATATGACTTATGTTTCAGTGTTGATTTACAGTTCTGATGTAAAATAATTTCTCTCCAGAGAAAATGCCTTTTCTTGGTACAATGAAGTATTTCTCAAGAACCAAATGAGCCTGGGTATTTATTGTTATAGTAATTACATATATAATGTAAAGATTGAAAGGTACTGTTGAAATTAGCCCTATAATTGCCTTCTAATGTATAGCCATTGGTCTATTGTTGAATATACTATGTTGCTCACTCATTCCTTTTCTCCATTTATTTCTCACTCAACACGATGAGAATAATGTTGTGTGACATTGCAGTCTGACGCATCTGTGTGATGTCTGACCTGTGTGCACATTATTTAGCAATAACTGTAAACCAGTTTTGTGCCATTTCAGTTAAACCATGTCCTGAATCGCACTGACGGAATAGCTGGTTGAGTGCAGTCCAGGACATGTGAGTAGGAGGAGTAATACGGAGCTGAAGACTTAAATGGCGCACTGGTCTGTGTTCGAAATAACTTTCTGACACtgagcaaacacaaaaaaaacaacaaagctaAATATAAATACCCCTCATTCATCTTATCTTTGAGTCACTATTTATAGACGGAGCTTGTCATTTCAGACTCCAGAAGGAAAGCATTTCATTCTCTGCCTTGTTAAATATTCATTCCCCTACATGTAACCTCACTCTCCCTCAATAATTATTCCATTACCATTCTctcatgctttttttattttataaaaacaCGAGGAGCCAAGCAGCGTAGTTGCACAGAAAACTGCCAGACTGGCACAACTGAAATTGGCCCCCTCATTCCACTACATAAAGGGCTGCAAAATACATGCAGATGAAACCAGACTGCAGTCTGGGTAAACACTGTAAAAGGATCAAGACACATTTCACattcataaataaatgataaggATTCCTGAAAGGTGCAGGTACAGTACTTTTGTACataaatttgttttcttttgaagaTGGAATTTCACATTTGTCCATTTTTTACTTAGTTATCTGAGTAGATGGGAAATGATTACATTatccagcatgttctggatTTGtgtaatctgatgtttgtagtaatctgaaggatttagggggatatattggaaaaactgaactgaatataacataactatgttttcattagttcatAATCACCTAAAattaagaattgttgtgttttcattaccttagaatgagccatttatatctacttAGAGCGGGTTTTCTCCCACAGAGTCCGttatgttgtttctacagtagcccctAATAGACAAACCTAACACTGGTTCTAGAAAGGGCCATTTTCGTTTGTGTTTTCAAGTTTTCATGTTAGCCCCTGTAGTTCTACATGCTTGGCTAACTGATGACATTTCAGTgggttgcaatctgtaatcttaacgctagatgccaccaaatcatTAACACTAGATCATTGAAGGAATAATTCACTCACCAAATGACcgtttgtatatcagttactcaccctgtgttaccgGTTGAATCTGGTACAAAAACTGCTTTCATCACATGccatccgtccgtccatccatcatCTATTTCCATCCacttatctggggccaggtcCTGGGGACAGCAGTCTAAGCAAACTACTCAAgacgtccctctctccagcaacactttccagatGCTCCTctgggggatcctgaggcaTTTCCCAACTAGATGAGATACATAATCCCTTCAGCCTCTTCTTGGTTGACCCCAGGGTCTgctaccagttggatgtgcccgGAAAACCTTTAATGGGAGACACCCTGGggggatcctgatcagatgcccctGGCCCCTctcgacacaaaggagcagcagctctactccgagcaccctccagatgtctgagctcctggCCCTATCTCTAAGGCGATGCCCTGCCACCCttcggaggaaactcatt includes these proteins:
- the bmp1a gene encoding bone morphogenetic protein 1a — translated: MDLTARCLCLLSCLGVILAIDLDAIDPGYYVEPTATSDAIDYKDPCKAVAFLGDIALDEEDLRSFKVDRIIDLAQRSVQIVNHTDTGATNQNSQNRQSSRRRKRAATSRPERVWPEGVIPYVISGNFSGSQRAIFRQAMRHWEKHTCVTFIERTQEESYIVFTYRPCGCCSYVGRRGGGPQAISIGKNCDKFGIVVHELGHVIGFWHEHTRPDRDEHVSIIRDNIQPGQEYNFLKMEPGEVDSLGEVYDFDSIMHYARNTFSRGIFLDTILPRYDVNGVRPPIGQRTRLSKGDIAQARKLYKCSRCGDSLQDSSGNFSSPGFPNGYSAYMHCIWRISVTPGEKIILNFTSMDLYRSHLCWYDHVEIRDGYWRKAPLKGRFCGDKLPEPIISTDSRLWIEFRSSSNWVGKGFSAVYEAICGGEVKKDNGQIQSPNYPDDYRPNKVCVWKITVAQGYHVGLTFQSFEIERHDSCAYDYLEVRDGNSENSPLLGRFCGYDKPDDIKTSSNQLWMKFVSDGSVNKAGFAANFFKEMDECSKPDNGRCEQRCVNTLGSYKCACDPGYELAADKRSCEAACGGFITKLNGSITSPGWPREYPPNKNCIWQLVAPTQYRITLLFDVFETEGNDVCKYDYVEVRSGLSADSRLHGKFCGAEKPEAITSQYNNMRIEFKSDNTVSKKGFKAQFFSDKDECSKENGGCQHECVNTFGSYSCQCRSGFVLHENKHDCKEAGCDHTVNSVSGVITSPNWPDKYPSKKACTWALTTTPGHRIKIAFNEIDMEAHLECAYDHIEIYDGRDGKAPSLGRFCGTKEPPPIMSSANKLFIRFFSDNSVQKKGFEASHTAECGGRLKAEVKTKDLFSHAQFGDNNYPGASDCQWVISAEKGYGVELIFQTFEIEEEADCGYDYMELFDGADTKSPRLGRYCGSGPPEEIYSAGDSIVIKFRSDDTINKKGFHVRYTSTKFQDTLHSRK